One part of the Hydra vulgaris chromosome 01, alternate assembly HydraT2T_AEP genome encodes these proteins:
- the LOC136074013 gene encoding uncharacterized protein LOC136074013, translated as MERIDIKTGKTIITSAPFRTNKQVVLETTDLDEFYEISKLKILESLSLYLQAGSGWRFVSVEKMDINIIEYNPMRVKSYIPLDKNLATKKAIINIKNEDDQLSLNQITQFEKNYQDISVNVYGYENSEVRILHDSKNNNCKHLIDLLLISNEESLSNHKSYCETRDSVRIELPLPNSTMQFTNHNKSIRVPFVVYADVESFIKHIETCETNPNESYTKQYQKHIPSKLVVFTASSKTDDVAQIFVYSLQKNIKKIYGIIKFPKKMTFTTINKHDFNAAISCHICGKKLNEDKVRDHCHITGKYIGAAHQNCNLNYKVPKFFPVLFHNLSGYDSHLFIKKLSGGKLSCIPNNEENLDALSKNLAKDQCKNIGKLYSGKKLDLLLIKGVYPNDSVDSFKRFNVTQLPTKESFFSKLNDENINDDGYSHAQNVWNEFNCKKFRDYHDLYNISDVLLLDDVSENFRDVCMKCYKLDPAWYYTSS; from the exons ATGGAGCGTATTGATATTAAAACAGGAAAAACTATAATTACATCTGCTCCATTTAGAACGAATAAACAAGTTGTATTAGAAACAACAGATTTAGATGAGTTTTATGAAATATCAAAGCTGAAAATTTTAGAATCATTATCATTATATCTACAAGCAGGATCAGGTTGGAGATTTGTTTCTGTTGAAAAGAtggatataaatattattgagtaTAATCCTATGAGGGTAAAATCATACATTCcacttgataaaaatttagcaactAAAAAGgcaataattaatataaagaatGAAGATGATCAAT TATCATTAAATCAAATTACACAATTTGAGAAGAACTATCAAGATATCAGTGTCAATGTATATGGTTATGAAAACTCTGAAGTTCGTATTTTGCATGATTCAAAGAATAATAATTGCAAACATTTAATAGACTTACTATTAATCTCAAATG AAGAATCTTTATCTAATCATAAATCGTATTGTGAAACACGTGATTCAGTACGTATTGAACTTCCACTACCAAATTCAACAATGCAATTTACTAATCACAATAAATCAATAAGAGTTCCGTTTGTAGTATATGCTGACGTTGAAAGTTTTATCAAACATATTGAAACTTGTGAAACAAATCCGAATGAATCTTATACTAAACAATATCAGAAACATATTCCAA GTAAATTAGTCGTATTTACTGCAAGTAGCAAAACAGATGATGTTgcacaaatatttgtttatagtttacaaaaaaatataaagaaaatttatggTATAATTAAATTTCCCAAAAAGATGACATTTACAACTATAAACAAGCATGATTTTAATGCAGCAATATCATGTCACATTTGTGGAAAAAAGCTAAATGAAGATAAAGTACGTGACCATTGTCATATAACTGGAAAATATATAGGTGCAGCTCAtcaaaattgtaatttaaattataaagttccAAAATTCTTTCCAgtactatttcacaatttatctggTTATGATTCTcacttatttataaagaaattatcaGGAGGAAAATTGAGTTGTATACCaaacaatgaagaaaa TTTAGATGCTTTATCAAAGAATTTAGCAAAAGACCAGTgcaaaaatataggaaaattaTATTCAGgtaaaaaattagatttgttACTAATAAAAGGTGTATACCCAAATGATTCGGttgattcttttaaaagatttaatgtgACACAATTACCGACAAAAGAATCATTCTTTTCCAAATTAAACGATGAAAACATAAATGATGATGGTTACTCACATGCACAAAATGTATGGAATGagtttaattgcaaaaaatttagaGATTATCATGACTTGTACAATATTTCAGATGTGCTCTTACTAGATGACGTCagtgaaaattttagagatgtttgtatgaaatgttataaattagatcctgcttggtatTATACATCTTCATAA